From the Gemmatimonadota bacterium genome, the window CCTGGTAGGCCGTTGGAGGAGGCTGCTGGGCTTCCGTACCGTTTGCCGCCACGATGAGGCCGGCGGCGAGGACGAGGCGCAGGGACGCGGATATCCGCTGGATCATATTGTAACACCTCCCAGTGCCTTCTCCACTTCGGATTCCCACGTGCCGTCCACGCGAACGCCGTACTCCGCCACCCCTCCCGTCGCCCGTGGTCCGGTGACATAGGGCCGGTAGTCGCGGCCGTCCGCGATGAGTTGCTCCGGCGCGTAGTCCGCGCGCAGAAAGTGGAAGGCGATGCCCGCGCGGGACCGGTCCGTCCGGTTGTGGCCGGTGCAGTGCGCGGTGCCGTAGCAGAAGAACAGGGCGCCGCCCGCTTTCAGTTCGATGGTGTCCGCCTGTTCCTCCGGCGGATAGCAGCGGATGTGGTGATCGCTGTAGGGGTCCCGGCTGTGCTCGTAGGGTGTCCGGTAACTGCCGGGAATCACCTGCATGGTGCCGTTCTCGACGGTGGCGTCGTGCACGGCGATCCACATGGCCGTTCCCATGAGCGGATCGCGGATCTTGAAATAGGCGTTATCCTGGTGCCAGTGGGTGCCCATGCCGTCTCCGCCCGGCTTGAGAAAGACCTGGTCCAGGTGAAGAATAAAGGGATCTCCGATTAACTGGGAGATGGCACCGGCCACGTCGGGCTGGAACGGAAGAGCCCTGAACAGGTCGCTGTGCCGGTACATCGGGCACAGTTGCAGATTGCGCTGCGTGGTGGACGTCGTCTTCCCGTCGCCCTCCGTGGCGACGTTGCGCAGGGCGCCGTCTTCCATGAGACGATCGATCTCGGCCTGGAGGGCCCGGGTCTCCCGGTCCGTGAAGAATCCCGGTCTGACCACGTAGCCGTGGGTGCTGAAATGGGCGACTTCGTCGCTTGTCAAAGTCATCTTCTGGAAGTCCTTTATCTGTGGGGATTATCTGTGGAGGTATTTTAGCAGGTTCATTCGGTGTCTGAAACGCATGCGGCCGGCAGGTATGTGCACTATGACCAACCCGGGCTTGCATAGTCAAGCGGAAGATGGCCTACACGCCAACCGGGGTTGTTTCCGAAATCGCCTCGTTTCCGAAACGTTCGATGGCTTCCAGGGTTTCGCGCACGTCGTCCCAGGTCGTGGTGTAGTTGACGATGCAGAGCCTGAGTGTAAACCTGCCCCGCAACAGGGTCGATGACATGAGGGCGGGGTCCTCCCAGAAGACGCGGGCGAGCACTTTCCGGTTTATTCTCTCGAGCGATCCCTCATCGAGGTCTGCGGCGGCGGAATTGACGCGGAAGCATACGATACCGAGCGATGACGGCAACAACAATTCCAGGGTCCCGCTGTTCCGGATATGCTCCTCGGCCCGCCCGGCCAGTTCCATGCCATTGGAAACGGCGTTTCGGAATGCAGTCATTCCAAAGGTCTTCACGGACACCCAGATTTTCAGGGCCCGTACCGACCGGCTCAGTTGCAGGCCCCGGTCCGAGAAGTTGGGGTGGTTCGCGCCCCATATCGTGTCCTGGAGGATATCGTGCCGTACGGCGAATGCGCGCTCGAGGTGGCCTAAGTCCTTCACCATCAGGCAGCCGGCTTCGTAGGG encodes:
- a CDS encoding phytanoyl-CoA dioxygenase family protein, whose translation is MTLTSDEVAHFSTHGYVVRPGFFTDRETRALQAEIDRLMEDGALRNVATEGDGKTTSTTQRNLQLCPMYRHSDLFRALPFQPDVAGAISQLIGDPFILHLDQVFLKPGGDGMGTHWHQDNAYFKIRDPLMGTAMWIAVHDATVENGTMQVIPGSYRTPYEHSRDPYSDHHIRCYPPEEQADTIELKAGGALFFCYGTAHCTGHNRTDRSRAGIAFHFLRADYAPEQLIADGRDYRPYVTGPRATGGVAEYGVRVDGTWESEVEKALGGVTI